From a region of the Cucumis sativus cultivar 9930 chromosome 6, Cucumber_9930_V3, whole genome shotgun sequence genome:
- the LOC101203124 gene encoding uncharacterized protein LOC101203124 → MEEQTGGTKPIKCRDDQKRQKYGSDGAGFSTGDLPIGNSDTPHSEDEGSHISTSEDSGSSGEETRLSGLAESLQILTKSLLTAEMEIFKATEVMRLEEEKRRLESEAEMTRMLLQCQLQIASFLSARESPNNRKRKRVKEEDPSSSVFLERNGALLLSLLQLNMFTF, encoded by the coding sequence ATGGAAGAGCAGACAGGTGGTACCAAACCGATCAAGTGCAGGGACGACCAGAAACGTCAAAAATATGGAAGTGATGGAGCAGGGTTCTCAACCGGCGACCTTCCGATTGGGAATTCCGATACTCCACATTCTGAGGATGAAGGTTCCCATATCTCCACAAGTGAGGATTCGGGAAGTTCCGGCGAGGAAACACGGCTGTCCGGTTTGGCAGAGAGCCTGCAAATCTTGACAAAGTCGCTGCTGACGGCGGAAATGGAGATTTTCAAGGCGACGGAGGTCATGCGCCTTGAAGAGGAGAAGAGGAGGCTGGAATCGGAGGCCGAGATGACTCGCATGCTGCTCCAGTGTCAGCTGCAGATCGCCTCGTTTCTATCAGCCAGGGAGAGTCCTAACAACCGGAAGAGGAAGCGAGTTAAGGAAGAAGATCCATCCTCTTCAGTCTTCTTAGAAAG
- the LOC101211566 gene encoding homeobox protein knotted-1-like LET6 produces the protein MDVPSGNCSGGMMNFGDQNNNNNNNNGLCSMMMMMPLISASQQGGDGSSCTPFLPLPPPNYNNNNNTSICNYFMDETNNNNNDESSNGANSCCEVKAKIMAHPHYHRLLAAYVNCRKVGAPPEVVARLEEACASAVTMSSGNNGGGCIGEDPALDQFMEAYCEMLTKYEQELSKPFRDAMLFLQRIDSQFKALSISSSHLPPACGEAFDRNGSSEEEVDINGHSIDPQAEDRELKGQLLRKYSGYLGSLKQEFMKKRKKGKLPKEARQQLLDWWSRHYKWPYPSESQKLALAQSTGLDQKQINNWFINQRKRHWKPSEDMQFVVMDAAHPQYYMDTVLGNPFPLDISPALL, from the exons atggaTGTTCCAAGTGGGAATTGTTCTGGAGGTATGATGAATTTTGgtgatcaaaataataataacaacaacaataatggGTTATGTTctatgatgatgatgatgccATTAATCTCTGCTTCTCAACAAGGTGGAGATGGTTCTTCATGTACtccatttcttcctcttcctcctcctaattacaacaacaacaacaatactTCTATTTGTAATTACTTCATGGACGaaaccaacaacaacaacaacgaCGAGAGTAGTAATGGCGCCAATTCTTGTTGTGAAGTAAAGGCTAAAATCATGGCTCATCCTCACTACCACCGTCTCCTTGCTGCCTATGTCAACTGTCGtaag GTGGGGGCGCCGCCGGAAGTGGTGGCGCGGCTTGAAGAAGCGTGTGCTAGTGCGGTAACAATGAGTAGTGGTAATAATGGTGGTGGGTGTATTGGGGAAGATCCAGCGCTTGATCAGTTTATGGAAGCTTATTGTGAGATGCTTACCAAATACGAACAAGAACTTTCCAAACCCTTTAGAGATGCTATGCTTTTTCTTCAACGAATTGACTCTCAATTCAAAGCTCTCTCTATTTCCTCCTCTCATCTCCCTCCag CTTGTGGCGAGGCGTTTGATAGGAACGGATCATCTGAAGAGGAAGTTGACATCAATGGGCACTCGATCGACCCTCAAGCGGAAGATCGTGAACTGAAAGGTCAGCTCCTGCGCAAATACAGTGGATACTTAGGCAGTTTGAAACAAGAATTcatgaagaaaaggaagaaagggaAGTTACCTAAGGAAGCCAGACAACAACTTCTGGATTGGTGGAGCAGACATTACAAATGGCCTTATCCATCT GAATCACAGAAGTTAGCTTTAGCTCAATCAACGGGGTTAGATCAAAAGCAAATCAACAATTGGTTCAtcaaccaaagaaaaagacaCTGGAAACCATCTGAAGATATGCAATTTGTGGTGATGGATGCTGCTCATCCACAGTATTACATGGATACTGTCTTAGGGAATCCTTTTCCCTTGGATATATCTCCTGctctactttaa
- the LOC101223158 gene encoding uncharacterized protein LOC101223158: MAISVSRRLLRSVGSLSTFGQCNSSCTMSRSFSNPHEIYGHVSGSSSTFASRSTLLKAGSFLASRGFCTSILTPESSNNAFPSELLSAKPVASEERKIGLYQDLMIPVTNFENEDKGFMVLAGDVFDLPIRKDIIHRVVRWQLAKRQQGTHSTKTISEVSGTGRKPWKQKGTGRARHGTLRGPQFRGGATMHGPKPRSHAFKLNKKVRRLGLMIALSARVAEGKLLVFDNLDVTTHKTKNMVKYVSKMENTKKVLLVDGGPIDEKLKLATQNLHYVNVLPSIGLNVYSILLHDTLVMSRDAVERIVTRMHTPINR; the protein is encoded by the exons ATGGCAATCTCAGTTTCGAGAAGGCTGCTGCGCTCTGTGGGGTCCTTATCAACGTTTGGACAATGTAATTCTTCATGTACTATGAGTCGGTCATTTTCTAATCCCCATG AAATTTATGGCCATGTTAGTGGGAGTAGCTCTACGTTTGCAAGCCGTTCTACTCTTTTGAAG GCTGGATCCTTTCTTGCTTCCCGAGGGTTTTGCACCTCAATTTTGACTCCTGAATCAAGCAATAATGCATTTCCTTCTGAGTTACTGTCTGCTAAGCCGGTGGCATCCGAAGAGCGCAAGATAG GGCTTTATCAGGACCTGATGATTCCTGTGacaaactttgaaaatgaagaCAAAGGCTTCATGGTCTTGGCTGGAGATGTTTTTGACCTTCCAATCAGGAAGGACATCATTCATCGGGTTGTTAGATGGCAGCTTGCAAAGAGACAGCAG GGAACACATTCGACAAAAACAATTAGTGAGGTTAGCGGAACAGGGAGAAAGCCATGGAAACAAAAAGGTACTGGGAGAGCAAGACATGGAACATTGCGTGGTCCCCAG TTCAGAGGTGGTGCAACTATGCATGGACCCAAACCACGAAGTCATGCCTTTAAGCTTAATAAGAAAGTTCGTCGCTTGGGTTTGATGATTGCTCTTTCAGCTCGTGTTGCAGAAGGAAAG CTTCTGGTATTTGATAATTTGGACGTCACTACGCATAAGACGAAGAATATGGTGAAATATGTCAGTAAAATGGAGAATACCAAAAAAGTATTACTAGTTGATGGTGGTCCCATAGATGAGAAGCTGAAGTTGGCCACGCAAAACCTTCATTATGTCAACGTTTTGCCATCTATT GGTTTGAATGTTTACAGCATTCTTCTACACGATACTCTTGTGATGTCTCGTGATGCTGTAGAAAGAATTGTTACCCGGATGCACACTCCAATCAACCGCTGA
- the LOC101222925 gene encoding chaperonin-like RBCX protein 1, chloroplastic, translating into MESSARILSPTQFPSLFSLPNLNRGNVFPVRPIKPRAFKPMRLHCSKMYVPGFGEASPESKAARNLHNFFTYVAVRIVTAQLESYNPEAYLELMEFLDRHSLNDGDKFLASLMRESSRHKALALRILEVRSAYCKNDFEWDNLKRLAFKMVSESNTRIMREYLTETSPSDTEK; encoded by the exons ATGGAATCATCAGCAAGGATTCTTTCTCCTACTCAGttcccttctcttttctcactaccaaatttaaacagaGGCAATGTTTTTCCTGTTAGGCCAATAAAGCCAAGAGCTTTCAAGCCTATGCGCTTGCATTGCAGTAAGATGTATGTCCCCG ggtttggaGAGGCCTCACCAGAATCCAAGGCAGCCAGAAATCTGCACAATTTCTTCACGTATGTTGCTGTTAGGATAGTGACTGCGCAGCTTGAG AGCTATAATCCAGAGGCGTACCTGGAGTTAATGGAGTTTCTCGATAGACATTCACTGAATGATGGGGACAAATTTCTGGCCAGTTTGATGCGGGAATCGTCAAGGCATAAAGCTCTTG CATTGCGTATACTAGAG GTTCGATCTGCATACTGCAAAAACGATTTTGAGTGGGACAACCTCAAGCGATTAGCTTTCAAA ATGGTTAGCGAATCCAACACAAGAATAATGAGGGAGTACTTGACAGAGACAAGTCCATCAGACACCGAGAAGTGA